Proteins from a genomic interval of Pantoea deleyi:
- the aceA gene encoding isocitrate lyase codes for MTRTQQTEQLEQLWQTARWQGITRPYSAAEVVNLRGSVLPACTLATRGAEKLWALLNGGARKGYVNSLGALTGGQALQQAKAGIEAIYLSGWQVAADANVAGQMYPDQSLYPVNSVPEVVSRINQTFQRADQIQWSGGIEAGDSRHIDFFLPIVADAEAGFGGVLNAFELMKAMIQAGAAAVHFEDQLAAVKKCGHMGGKVLVPTQEAIQKLVAARLAADVMGVPTLLLARTDADAADLLTSDCDEYDRPFIRGDRTAEGFFRTHAGIEQAISRGLAYAPYADILWCETSTPDLAMAQRFADAIHDRFPGKLLAYNCSPSFNWKKNLDDRTIAKFQQSLSDMGYRFQFITLAGIHSMWFNMFDLAHAYAQGEGMRHYVEKVQQPEFAARDRGYSFSSHQQEVGTGYFDQVTNIIQGGKSSVTALTGSTEEHQF; via the coding sequence ATGACACGTACTCAACAGACAGAACAACTCGAACAACTCTGGCAGACCGCACGCTGGCAGGGAATTACCCGTCCCTACAGCGCGGCAGAGGTGGTTAATCTGCGCGGATCGGTTCTGCCCGCCTGTACGCTGGCCACGCGCGGCGCGGAAAAGCTCTGGGCGCTGCTGAACGGCGGGGCGAGGAAAGGGTATGTCAACAGCCTGGGCGCGCTGACGGGCGGGCAGGCACTGCAGCAGGCGAAAGCGGGCATCGAGGCGATCTACCTCTCCGGCTGGCAGGTGGCGGCGGATGCCAACGTGGCGGGGCAGATGTATCCGGATCAGTCGCTCTATCCGGTGAACTCGGTGCCGGAGGTGGTTTCGCGCATAAATCAGACCTTCCAGCGCGCCGATCAGATTCAGTGGTCCGGCGGTATTGAAGCCGGTGACAGCCGCCACATCGATTTCTTTCTGCCGATCGTGGCGGACGCAGAAGCAGGATTTGGCGGCGTGCTGAATGCGTTTGAGCTGATGAAGGCGATGATTCAGGCGGGCGCGGCGGCGGTTCACTTCGAAGATCAGCTGGCGGCGGTCAAAAAATGTGGTCACATGGGCGGCAAAGTGCTGGTGCCGACGCAGGAAGCGATTCAGAAACTGGTCGCGGCACGACTGGCTGCGGATGTGATGGGAGTGCCAACCCTGCTGCTGGCCCGGACCGATGCCGATGCGGCCGATCTGCTGACCTCCGACTGCGACGAATATGATCGGCCCTTTATCCGCGGCGATCGCACGGCTGAAGGTTTCTTCCGCACCCATGCCGGGATTGAGCAGGCGATCAGCCGCGGGCTGGCCTATGCGCCATACGCGGACATCCTGTGGTGCGAAACCTCCACGCCCGATCTGGCGATGGCGCAGCGCTTTGCCGATGCCATTCATGACCGTTTTCCGGGCAAGCTGCTGGCGTACAACTGTTCGCCTTCGTTCAACTGGAAAAAGAACCTCGACGATCGCACCATCGCGAAGTTTCAGCAGTCGCTCAGCGACATGGGCTATCGCTTCCAGTTCATCACGCTGGCGGGCATCCACAGCATGTGGTTCAACATGTTCGATCTGGCTCACGCCTACGCACAGGGTGAAGGCATGCGTCACTACGTTGAAAAGGTTCAGCAGCCTGAGTTCGCCGCCCGCGATCGCGGTTACAGCTTCTCCTCGCACCAGCAGGAGGTGGGCACCGGCTATTTCGATCAGGTGACCAATATCATTCAGGGAGGAAAATCGTCGGTGACGGCGCTGACCGGCTCCACCGAGGAGCATCAGTTCTGA